A single Glycine soja cultivar W05 chromosome 14, ASM419377v2, whole genome shotgun sequence DNA region contains:
- the LOC114382936 gene encoding BTB/POZ domain-containing protein At1g21780-like, whose protein sequence is MSDSKVETIARLAQWKIDNFGPCSYKKSDPFKLGIWNWFMSIERNRYLYIHIFPEPSRLTKEQPPVARFILRVSNNSGPTRKFYISPVHERVLRTCEDFVWPVDTAFLGRFVIDIEFLDLRTCPVNGETRSVWPSDGKLQTVAAQSTLRCLSRMLDEAIHADLTIITADGTLRAHKAVLSASSTVFHSLYLHNGDEKETSTIHIEDMSQESCMALLSYLYGTIKQQDFWKHRLALLGAANKYEIGDLKDASEESLLEDLNSGNVLDRLNDARLYQLHKLKKGCFSYLFDFGKIYDVRDEIDTFFRHADRELMLEMFQEVLTISK, encoded by the exons ATGTCCGATTCGAAGGTCGAAACCATCGCCAGATTAGCCCAATGGAAAATCGACAACTTCGGACCCTGCTCCTACAAGAAATCAGACCCTTTCAAGCTCGGAATTTGGAACTG GTTCATGTCCATAGAGAGGAACAGGTACCTCTACATACACATCTTTCCGGAGCCTTCTCGGCTTACTAAGGAACAGCCACCCGTGGCACGCTTCATCCTGCGAGTCTCCAACAACTCTGGCCCTACCCGCAAATTTTACATTTCCCCTG TTCATGAAAGGGTGCTTAGGACATGTGAAGACTTTGTCTGGCCTGTTGATACTGCATTCCTTGGTCGCTTCGTTATTGATATTGAATTTCTTGACCTGAGGACCTGCCCCGTGAAT GGTGAAACCAGATCTGTATGGCCATCTGATGGAAAACTGCAAACTGTTGCAGCTCAAAGCACTCTTCGATGCTTGTCCCGTATGCTTGATGAGGCTATACATGCTGACCTCACCATTATCACTGCAGATGGTACCCTGAGGGCTCATAAGGCAGTTTTATCTGCAAGTTCTACTGTGTTCCATAGCTTGTATCTTCACAATGGTGATGAGAAAGAGACATCTACAATCCACATAGAAGATATGTCTCAAGAATCCTGCATGGCCCTTCTGAGTTACTTGTACGGCACTATAAAGCAACAAGATTTCTGGAAGCACAGGCTTGCATTGCTTGGAGCAGCCAATAAATATGAGATTGGTGATCTCAAAGATGCCAGTGAGGAAAGCCTACTGGAAGATCTTAACTCGGGAAATGTTCTGGATAGGCTAAATGATGCGAGGCTTTACCAGTTGCACAAGTtaaagaaaggatgtttctcaTACTTATTTGATTTTGGTAAGATATATGATGTTAGAGATGAAATAGATACCTTTTTCCGACATGCAGATAGGGAGCTAATGCTGGAGATGTTTCAGGAAGTGCTTACAATTTCAAAATAG